A genomic region of Mugil cephalus isolate CIBA_MC_2020 chromosome 5, CIBA_Mcephalus_1.1, whole genome shotgun sequence contains the following coding sequences:
- the irf2 gene encoding interferon regulatory factor 2 isoform X1, with the protein MVPRNRSGVRPLRVWVVRRERARKLLRDAARPRQRERERVSEGETEQEGDFQAEPPLPEAAAVVVLLSVWTQKRFPFFFLFLFFPSLKASNNSTCPNFGSGCATPRGWTVRPQRPSNTEQATMPVERMRMRPWLEEQINSCQIPGLKWVNKEKRIFQIPWMHAARHGWDLEKDAPLFMRWAIHTGKYQPGVDRPDPKTWKANFRCAMNSLPDIEEVKDKSIKKGTNAFRVYKMLSSTERSLKKGKKKTDKEGKPRGNKEQAAPPSPDRTLVEANAGPIDYTKQEIIKQEALELTVADSAPAIHSSVEDHVITSEQLPFVCQTIEVTTENEEQTVSSSHSYPLQISPVSSCCDSDTDSDTEDIKEPGFGPYKRSNNYNTSVLRIPSCSLPGMATFVSPSKPNFRVTSTRDPTPLISYTDNWTPAYSQNSIGSTAASHTHEMRASVIMKTSDVTSS; encoded by the exons atggtacCGAGAAATCGGAGCGGAGTGAGACCTCTTCGCGTCTGGGTCGTTCGGCGGGAGCGCGCACGCAAGCTCCTCCGCGACGCCGCTCGCCcccgacagagagagagagagagagtcagcgAGGGAGAGACGGAGCAGGAGGGGGATTTCCAGGCCGAGCCCCCACTTCCCGAAGCAGCAGCCGTCGTTGTTTTGCTTTCGGTCTGGACGCAGAAacgctttccttttttttttctttttcttttctttccctcactTAAAGCCTCGAATAATTCAACTTGCCCCAACTTCGGCTCGGGCTGTGCGACTCCTCGGGGCTGGACCGTGAGGCCACAGAGGCCGTCCAACACTGAACAG GCCACGATGCCGGTAGAAAGGATGAGGATGCGGCCATGGCTGGAGGAGCAAATCAATTCCTGTCAGATTCCGGGATTGAAATGGGTTAACAAG GAAAAGAGGATCTTCCAGATCCCCTGGATGCACGCGGCGCGTCACGGCTGGGACCTGGAGAAAGACGCTCCGCTCTTCATGAGATGGGCCATACACACTG GTAAATACCAGCCGGGTGTGGACCGTCCCGACCCAAAGACATGGAAAGCCAACTTCCGCTGCGCCATGAACAGCCTGCCAGACATCGAGGAGGTGAAGGATAAAAGCATCAAAAAGGGAACTAACGCCTTCAGAGTCTATAAAATGCTCTCGTCCACAGAGAGGAGCTTGAAGAAAG gaaagaagaagacagacaaGGAGGGGAAGCCCAGAGGAAATAAAGAG CAGGCAGCTCCTCCGTCTCCGGACAGGACTCTAGTTGAGGCTAACGCTGGACCTATTGATTACACCAAACAGGAAATCATCAAGCAGGAAGCACTAGAGCTGACGGTGGCTGACAGCGCACCAG CCATTCACAGTTCGGTAGAAGACCACGTGATCACCAGCGAGCAGCTGCCGTTCGTCTGCCAAACCATCGAAGTGACCACTGAGAACGAGGAGCAGACCGTCAGCTCCTCCCACTCGTACCCGCTCCAAATCTCTCCCGTGTCCTCGTGCTGCG ACAGCGACACAGACAGCGACACAGAAGACATCAAAGAG CCGGGCTTCGGCCCCTACAAACgcagcaacaactacaacacatCAGTTCTCAGGATTCCCTCGTGTTCTCTCCCTGGCATGGCCACGTTCGTCAGCCCGAGCAAACCCAACTTCAGGGTGACCAGCACGCGGGACCCCACCCCTCTAATCAGCTACACCGACAACTGGACGCCGGCCTACAGCCAAAACTCTATCGGCTCCACGGCGGCCAGCCACACCCACGAGATGCGCGCAAGTGTCATTATGAAAACTTCCGACGTCACGTCCTCTTGA
- the irf2 gene encoding interferon regulatory factor 2 isoform X3, which yields MPVERMRMRPWLEEQINSCQIPGLKWVNKEKRIFQIPWMHAARHGWDLEKDAPLFMRWAIHTGKYQPGVDRPDPKTWKANFRCAMNSLPDIEEVKDKSIKKGTNAFRVYKMLSSTERSLKKGKKKTDKEGKPRGNKEQAAPPSPDRTLVEANAGPIDYTKQEIIKQEALELTVADSAPAIHSSVEDHVITSEQLPFVCQTIEVTTENEEQTVSSSHSYPLQISPVSSCCDSDTDSDTEDIKEPGFGPYKRSNNYNTSVLRIPSCSLPGMATFVSPSKPNFRVTSTRDPTPLISYTDNWTPAYSQNSIGSTAASHTHEMRASVIMKTSDVTSS from the exons ATGCCGGTAGAAAGGATGAGGATGCGGCCATGGCTGGAGGAGCAAATCAATTCCTGTCAGATTCCGGGATTGAAATGGGTTAACAAG GAAAAGAGGATCTTCCAGATCCCCTGGATGCACGCGGCGCGTCACGGCTGGGACCTGGAGAAAGACGCTCCGCTCTTCATGAGATGGGCCATACACACTG GTAAATACCAGCCGGGTGTGGACCGTCCCGACCCAAAGACATGGAAAGCCAACTTCCGCTGCGCCATGAACAGCCTGCCAGACATCGAGGAGGTGAAGGATAAAAGCATCAAAAAGGGAACTAACGCCTTCAGAGTCTATAAAATGCTCTCGTCCACAGAGAGGAGCTTGAAGAAAG gaaagaagaagacagacaaGGAGGGGAAGCCCAGAGGAAATAAAGAG CAGGCAGCTCCTCCGTCTCCGGACAGGACTCTAGTTGAGGCTAACGCTGGACCTATTGATTACACCAAACAGGAAATCATCAAGCAGGAAGCACTAGAGCTGACGGTGGCTGACAGCGCACCAG CCATTCACAGTTCGGTAGAAGACCACGTGATCACCAGCGAGCAGCTGCCGTTCGTCTGCCAAACCATCGAAGTGACCACTGAGAACGAGGAGCAGACCGTCAGCTCCTCCCACTCGTACCCGCTCCAAATCTCTCCCGTGTCCTCGTGCTGCG ACAGCGACACAGACAGCGACACAGAAGACATCAAAGAG CCGGGCTTCGGCCCCTACAAACgcagcaacaactacaacacatCAGTTCTCAGGATTCCCTCGTGTTCTCTCCCTGGCATGGCCACGTTCGTCAGCCCGAGCAAACCCAACTTCAGGGTGACCAGCACGCGGGACCCCACCCCTCTAATCAGCTACACCGACAACTGGACGCCGGCCTACAGCCAAAACTCTATCGGCTCCACGGCGGCCAGCCACACCCACGAGATGCGCGCAAGTGTCATTATGAAAACTTCCGACGTCACGTCCTCTTGA
- the irf2 gene encoding interferon regulatory factor 2 isoform X2 — MVPRNRSGVRPLRVWVVRRERARKLLRDAARPRQRERERVSEGETEQEGDFQAEPPLPEAAAVVVLLSVWTQKRFPFFFLFLFFPSLKASNNSTCPNFGSGCATPRGWTVRPQRPSNTEQATMPVERMRMRPWLEEQINSCQIPGLKWVNKEKRIFQIPWMHAARHGWDLEKDAPLFMRWAIHTGKYQPGVDRPDPKTWKANFRCAMNSLPDIEEVKDKSIKKGTNAFRVYKMLSSTERSLKKGKKKTDKEGKPRGNKEAAPPSPDRTLVEANAGPIDYTKQEIIKQEALELTVADSAPAIHSSVEDHVITSEQLPFVCQTIEVTTENEEQTVSSSHSYPLQISPVSSCCDSDTDSDTEDIKEPGFGPYKRSNNYNTSVLRIPSCSLPGMATFVSPSKPNFRVTSTRDPTPLISYTDNWTPAYSQNSIGSTAASHTHEMRASVIMKTSDVTSS, encoded by the exons atggtacCGAGAAATCGGAGCGGAGTGAGACCTCTTCGCGTCTGGGTCGTTCGGCGGGAGCGCGCACGCAAGCTCCTCCGCGACGCCGCTCGCCcccgacagagagagagagagagagtcagcgAGGGAGAGACGGAGCAGGAGGGGGATTTCCAGGCCGAGCCCCCACTTCCCGAAGCAGCAGCCGTCGTTGTTTTGCTTTCGGTCTGGACGCAGAAacgctttccttttttttttctttttcttttctttccctcactTAAAGCCTCGAATAATTCAACTTGCCCCAACTTCGGCTCGGGCTGTGCGACTCCTCGGGGCTGGACCGTGAGGCCACAGAGGCCGTCCAACACTGAACAG GCCACGATGCCGGTAGAAAGGATGAGGATGCGGCCATGGCTGGAGGAGCAAATCAATTCCTGTCAGATTCCGGGATTGAAATGGGTTAACAAG GAAAAGAGGATCTTCCAGATCCCCTGGATGCACGCGGCGCGTCACGGCTGGGACCTGGAGAAAGACGCTCCGCTCTTCATGAGATGGGCCATACACACTG GTAAATACCAGCCGGGTGTGGACCGTCCCGACCCAAAGACATGGAAAGCCAACTTCCGCTGCGCCATGAACAGCCTGCCAGACATCGAGGAGGTGAAGGATAAAAGCATCAAAAAGGGAACTAACGCCTTCAGAGTCTATAAAATGCTCTCGTCCACAGAGAGGAGCTTGAAGAAAG gaaagaagaagacagacaaGGAGGGGAAGCCCAGAGGAAATAAAGAG GCAGCTCCTCCGTCTCCGGACAGGACTCTAGTTGAGGCTAACGCTGGACCTATTGATTACACCAAACAGGAAATCATCAAGCAGGAAGCACTAGAGCTGACGGTGGCTGACAGCGCACCAG CCATTCACAGTTCGGTAGAAGACCACGTGATCACCAGCGAGCAGCTGCCGTTCGTCTGCCAAACCATCGAAGTGACCACTGAGAACGAGGAGCAGACCGTCAGCTCCTCCCACTCGTACCCGCTCCAAATCTCTCCCGTGTCCTCGTGCTGCG ACAGCGACACAGACAGCGACACAGAAGACATCAAAGAG CCGGGCTTCGGCCCCTACAAACgcagcaacaactacaacacatCAGTTCTCAGGATTCCCTCGTGTTCTCTCCCTGGCATGGCCACGTTCGTCAGCCCGAGCAAACCCAACTTCAGGGTGACCAGCACGCGGGACCCCACCCCTCTAATCAGCTACACCGACAACTGGACGCCGGCCTACAGCCAAAACTCTATCGGCTCCACGGCGGCCAGCCACACCCACGAGATGCGCGCAAGTGTCATTATGAAAACTTCCGACGTCACGTCCTCTTGA